CGTAAGGCAACTGTCCTTTAACCAGTCGTCCCGTGAGGCGGCGAAGGAGGTGGCATTGCGATGCCCAGTGAAATTCGACCGGAACAGATTGCCGGTCCGGTAGTCCTCGATGCTGATGATCTCAATCGGGCGCTTACCCGCATTTCCCACGAAATCATTGAATCCGCTCGCGGCGCGCGAGATTTGGTGGTCCTCGGGATTCCCACCCGAGGTGCCGTTCTGGCGCAGCGGCTAGCCGATCGCATCTCGGTTGCCGAAGGCGTACCGGTGCCATCCGGATCGGTGGACGTCACCATGTACCGCGATGACTTGAGTTTGCGTCCTGCCCGAGCGCTCGGCCAGACCGTCATCCCACCGCAGGGCATCGACGGCAAGACAGTCGTACTCGTCGACGATGTGCTGTTCTCCGGTCGAACCGTGCGCGCGGCACTAGACGCGTTGCATGACATCGGTCGACCCCG
This genomic window from Actinomycetes bacterium contains:
- the pyrR gene encoding bifunctional pyr operon transcriptional regulator/uracil phosphoribosyltransferase PyrR produces the protein MPSEIRPEQIAGPVVLDADDLNRALTRISHEIIESARGARDLVVLGIPTRGAVLAQRLADRISVAEGVPVPSGSVDVTMYRDDLSLRPARALGQTVIPPQGIDGKTVVLVDDVLFSGRTVRAALDALHDIGRPRIVRLAVLVDRGHRELPIRADHVGKNLPTHRGESVRVRLSEIDGLDEIVLIREAEGVL